A segment of the Desulfofundulus kuznetsovii DSM 6115 genome:
ATCCTCATCCGCGGGATCTGTGATTAAATCTTCCACATTTCTGGCCACCAAAAGGGACAGGGTTAACCCCGGCAGGAAAATAGTGATTTCTCTGGTAGAAACGTTTAAACCATGCATGTGTTCGGCCTCTTTAGTATGAATCTTACGGGTTCGTTCTCAAATCACTTTGAGAACTCTGGCTGATTTCTTTCCAGCACCTGCAGCCAGTTTTCTTTTTCTAAAAAACTGCCCTCTACATTGCTTTCCATCTGCAGGAACATCTTGAAAGGCACGGCAAAGGATAGGAGGTCCTTGTCCACATGCTTGCGCGCGGATATGTCGGTCAAGCCGATTACTGCCCGGGGGTGTTCCGACTTGCCTTCGGCATAAGGGATGAGGAAGATGGTATGGCAGCCGGCCCCAAAGGGTGCGATGACGTTCAGCCTGCCGCCGCTCTCGTAATTGGCCAGCACAGTTAAGGCCGATAGCTGGTCGGGATTGGCCAGGAAAACGATAACGGCGGGAGTTTCTCCGGGGGTTACTTCTGCCAGAGGTTTGAATACCACGTAGGTGGTGGGAACATCAGTTATGGGCAGGGCGTCCACGAACTTCTTTGCTATTTCCGGTGATTTAAAGTAGCGCTCCCCATCCTCCAGGGCCGGCAGGTTGCGCACCAGGTTTTTTCCTATCTCGCTGCGGCAAAAGTCCTTGTTGCCGGTGGAGATAAAGTATTCGATGCCGCCGGGAAAATTAACGTACTGGTTGCCGAATCCCAGTCCGACGCCGCCGCCAAGGCAACCAAAGGTTTTCCGGTCAAACACTGCCGTCCGGCCTTTAGCGGCAGCGGTGAACATGGCTACCACGCAGCCCCAGCGCCCTTCCTTGAACTGTAATGCACCTTCCGGTTTTTCGTTAGTTAACAGGATCGCCACCGGGGAATACTTGAGTTTCATGGCCGCGGCAATTTTACTCTGCATAATTCTCGCCCCCCAGATAAAGTTTAAAAAAGCTTCTCCGCCGGCAGGTAAATTTACTGCCCCCTTCATCCTATTCCACGCTCGCGAAGGATTTCCTGCATCGCTTTCAACCGGCTCGAGCAGTGACGGAATGTTCACCCGGGCGATTAATCTCCTGGCAGAAAAATTGTAGTGTCCCGGCGAAATTTATAAAAAGCTTTCCTCGATCCGGCAGATCAACCTGATTACCTGATTACAAGTTTATGATGAGAATATCAAAATCTCAGAAATGCACGATAAACTCGGTGAGCTAAAGCAAAGCCTGCTTAAGCTGGACATTGTCCTGGATGTTAAACTAAATCCCAACTTGCACGACCGTGAAATCCGCCTGGACAACGGGTGGGTAATCAAAATTGGGCGAGGCCTCGATTTCTACCAGAAACCCAATAGCTGGTTCGAAATTGGCGCCAATGACCTGTCCTTACGCAAATGCCTGGAGACAAATGTGGATATTTTTAAAGTGACTTCGCCCCAATAATCGCAAACACTCAGGTAAGCACTTACTGTTTATTAAAATATTCAAATTGTGCAGTCACAAATAGATGCTCGTCTTGAGTCACTTTACAGGAGGATGAGCGCTGTACTCTGCAGGGCGGCAATGACTTCCCTTGCCTTAAGAACGGGTAGCTTTCCCATATTTAGGCCACATCCACTGTGATAGTCTCTACTTCCGCTTTCTCAAAGCCAAAGGGTAGCGGCTCTCCATGTTTTTTCAAGCTCTCGATGTACCCTCTTATGGCGTCCTCAGCCATTGCCAAAGCTTCTTCCTTAGTTTCCCCCTGGGTGACGCAACCCGGTAGTGCCGGTACAGAAGCGATATAGCCTCCTTCCTCGGCGGGTTCGAGGTAGACAATGAAGCGGGCCATGTTCTTCCCTCCTAAAAGGCATTTCAGCTCTTACATAGTATGCCTTGGTGGAGTAAGATTTAGCTTTTCTGTGGGCAAAATCCTGCTCAAGCGGGAGAGTTTTTAAAAAGCCTTCAGCTTTCTGCCTCTCCCGGTAACGGTGACTTTTGTCCGAATGCTTGCAAGTATCGGAACAGTATTCCCGGTTTTTGCTGTAGCTGCCACGCAAGTCAAAAGGCTTCCTGCACCATTTGCACACCTTCACGAAGAAGATTTCTAGGCCTGATTACCGGTCTGAGTTTGAAAATGTCGTCTCGTATCAAAGTATTAGAACAGAGAAATCCAGCGTGTCCAGAAGATTCTCGAAGACACTAACATCAAACTGAGCTCCGTGGCTACCGACATCAACGGAGTTTCTGCCAGGGCCGTCCTGAATTCCTTAATTGCCGGCAAGACCGATCCCGAATCCTTGGCCGATCTGGCTAAAGAAAGGCTACACAATAAAATTCCTGAGCTACAAAAAGCCTTAAGAGGAGTGGTTAAACCGCACCACCGACTTCTTCTTTCCTTGGCTATAAAGTGACCTTGGAAGAAGCTGAATCGGCTGCTTAATTATGTAATTTATTCTATTTTCGAGGGAGAATGATCAGGGTGTATACCAAAGACATAAGGGAACTGTAATTCAAGGAAGGCCAAACCATTCGGGCTATTAGACGGATGTTGAAGGTGGCCCGCAAAACTGCCTGGTGGGTACTGACCGATGCCCGGTGCTCCACCTGCCTGCGCAAAAAGTGGGGGCCGTCATTGTGGTGGGCCGGGTGTTGTTTTTGCCCTTACCAAGAGAGTATAGCGGGTGTTATTAGTGGAATTCCAAATATGATAGAAGGCAATAGACTATTGACATTGAAATGTTAGCAAAAATGCTGGCAGCTACCCCGTTGTAGATAAAAAATAAAAGGCTTCCCTAGCTCGGAAGCCTTGATTTTCCTGGTGCCGAAGGCGGGAGTCGAACCCGCACGGGGTGTGAGCCCCACCGGATTTTGAGTCCGGCGCGTCTGCCAGTTCCACCACTTCGGCATACAGTAATTTAAATGTTAGCACATCGCCGGTGAATTGTCAATGCCCCAACCTTTTCCTTGTGATCCGTCTGTGATATTGTCAGGGTAAAATCCGTCATTTTCCGGGGGTGAGCAGGATTGGCTTTCCGTTTATAGAAAAATATATTTCATTAGGGCAAAAGCGCCATATTTTGCCCGGTGGGAGTGAATCCTGTTGCACCCGGATGACCAGGAATTAATAGACCGTTCCGTTGCGGGCGATCTGGAAGCCTTTTCAGAACTGGTACGCCGTTATGAGAAGAAAGTTTTTACCGTTGCCTTCCGTTTTACCGGCAATTACAGCGATGCCTCCGACCTGGCTCAGGAGGTTTTTATCAGGGTTTACCAGGCTTTGCCCCGCTTCCGGGGCGAAGCCAGTTTTACTACCTGGCTTTATCGCATTACCGCCAATCTGTGCCGGGACGAATTGCGCCGGCAGAAACGCCATAAAAAAACCTCGCTGGATGAAATGGCGGCTAATTCGACCGGTCCTCTCCCTCCCATTGAAGACAGTCTTTCTCCTGAGGACGTTTTGGAGCGACGGGAGTTTCAGGAAATGGTGCAGGCTTGCTTGAACGAACTGCCCGAGGAGTACCGGCTGGTTCTGGTCATGCGGGAGATCCAGGGTCTTTCCTACGCTGAAATAGCTGCGGCCCTGGACATTTCCTCGGGGACGGTTAAATCCCGCCTTAGCCGCGCCCGTCAGGCCTTCCGGCAGAAAATATCCGGACGGCGGGAACTTTTTGCGTTCCGGCCACGTCTCGTTAAGTAAAGGGGGGATGACATATGCGTTGTCAGCAGATCCAGGAACTTCTTTCGGCATACCTGGACGGTGAAGTGGAACCCTCCCAGCAAGCGCAAATAAAGGCGCATTTAGAAGATTGTGCGACCTGCCGGTGCCAGTGGGAAGATTTAGTGGACAGCGTGACACTGCTGCGCGGTCTCCCCGAGGTGTCTCCCCCGGAGTCCTTTAGGGAGCAGTTGCTTCATAAGCTGGAAGGCCAGTGTCTCTACGCTCCCCGGCGCAGGTTCCGGTTGGGCTGGCCTAAATTTATTGCTGCTGCAGCCATACTGGTGGTCGTCTTTTCTTTGACCTCGGTTTGGGCCGGTCATATCCTTCCGCAGAGCCTTTGGCCTTGGCAGAAGGGCCGGGATACCGCCCCATCGATAAACGTGGCTGACCGTTCCCTTAAAAAAGAGGTGAGCACCGCCCCTTCAGGGCTCCGGCCGGAAACTCTTGAATCGGGAACCTGGTCTTCTAAAGGTGGGGATGGTTACGGGGAAATTCAGGCAGGAGGACAGGAAGATCGTACCGGGGCAAATTATGCGCTGCGCGAAGGTGACAGTAAGGGCGGGGAGTTATCCCAGCAGGCAAATATACGTATTGATAGTCCTGCCGGCCGGCATCCTCAATCCGGCGGCGTCGTAAAGGAAAAAGTTCACGCTGACCCGCCCCCCGCGGCACCCCGGCAAAATGCCCCGAAATTAATGGCCTTTAGTTCGCCGGAAACAACCGCCGGGGAACAAAGCAAATGGGCCGCGGGCACCAGCCGTTCTGGTTCAAACGGAGAACTGCGGGCCAAAGCCGGCGAAAAAAGCCCATTAAATGCTCCCCAGGCTGAAATGGCGCAAGAGCCTGAGGATTCCCCGGGTGGGGACGACGTCAAAACCGGTGTCAAAACCATTAAAGAGGTCGTGCTTATTCTGGAAGTACCCGATATAAGTAAAGCCAAAAAAGAAGTATTAAACCTGGTGCAAAAATATAACGCCCTGGCGGGACCTGAAGAGCCGCAAGGGCAGTCTAAAGTGATGATCGTTATCTCCAATGAATACTGGCCGGGGTTTCAGGAGGAACTTAAGAGTTTGGGACAGATCAAGGGACCCCGGACCAACTTCCGGGATGTCACCCTGGAATACAACGGGTTGGTGAAAAACCTGAACCTTTTAAAGGAGAAGGAAAAAGAACTCCTTTCCTCAACAGGTTCCGATTTAACGGAACTGGAGCGGGTGCAGGGCGAGATTAGAAAAATAACGGGTCAATTGCACGCCCTGTCCGAAGCCGCCCAAAAGACCACGGTGGAGCTTGTATTGTGTGCAAATTCTTCTTGCCAGCAGGACCAATTGCAGGTAAAATAGGGTAGGGCAAAACGCCAGAGAATAAGTTTTCAGGGGCAAACCTATACTAGGTTTAACCGTCTTTAAAAATCAGGAAAGGGGGAGAGGGGATTGCGGGAAAAAGTTGAGGAAGTACTCAATAAAATACGCCCTGCCCTGCAGCGGGATGGCGGCGACGTGGAACTGGTGGATGTCGGTGCCGATGGTGTGGTAAAGGTCAGGTTAAAAGGTGCCTGTGGCGGGTGACCCATGTCCACCTATACCCTGAAAATGGGGATTGAGCGGTCGCTCAAGCAGGCAATTCCGGAGGTTAAAGAAGTTATTCAAGTTTAAAGCCGTGAAAAAAGCCTCTGCACGAGCAGGGGTTTTTTCTATAAAAGGGGGTGGCCCAGGTGCAACGGTACAAGGTGGCCGTATGTCAGATGATCATACACCAGGAAAAAGAAAAAAATCTCGTCCGCGCCCGGGAGATGATTGCCCGCGCCGCGAAACAGGGGGCCAGGCTGGTGGTTCTGCCGGAAATGTTTAATTGTCCTTACGTGGCCAGGCTTTTCCCCCGGTATGCAGAGAGTTATCCGGAAGGGCCCAGTTTACAGATGCTGTCCCGGGCGGCCCGGGAGGAAGGGGTTTACCTGGTGGGTGGCTCCCTCCCGGAACGGGATGGCGATCAGGTTTACAACACCAGTTTTATTTTTGCTCCTGACGGGCGGTTACTGGGGAAACACAGGAAGATGCATCTTTTTGATGTGGAGCTGGCCAGCGGATTAACGGTTAAGGAATCCAGCACCCTCGGTGCCGGAAATCAGGTTACGGTGATTCCTTCGGAACTGGGCGACCTGGGTGTGGCCATCTGCTATGATATCCGTTTTCCCGAGCTCATGCGGTTGATGGTGTTAAAAGGAGCCCGGGTGGTGGTGATCCCGGCGGCCTTTAACATGACCACCGGCCCGGCCCACTGGGAGTTGATTTTCCGCATGCGGGCCATTGATAACCAGGCCTATTTCATCGGGGCGTCTCCGGCCCGGGATCCCATGGCACCCTATGTGGCTTATGGCCACTCCCTGGTAGTGGATCCCTGGGGGAATGTGGTCAGCATGGCCCGGGAAGGGGAAGAGATTATCTATGCCGAGATAGATCTGGATTTGATTGAGAGGATTCGCTCGGAACTGCCTTTGTTGCGTCACCGGCGTACGGATGTCTATGCCCTGGAGTTGCTCGCCCCGTAATCCCTCTGGTAGAATAGAAAAGAATGGGGTGAGCAGATGTTAAGTTTTGGCATTGTGGGCCTGCCCATGGTAGGCAAGACAACCATCTTTAATTTGGTCACCGAAAGCGGTGTACAGACTTCAAACTTTATGACCGGCAAAACCGAGACCAATATAGGTATGGCCCGGGTGAGGGATCCCCGGGTGGATTTTCTTTCCCGCCTGTATAACCCCCGCCGCACCATTTACGCCCAGGTACAGTGCAGTGATGTGCCCGGTCTGGTGCGGGGAGCCAGTGAGGGCAAGGGAGTGGGAAACCAGTTTCTAGAAGGTATCCGGGGGGTGGACCTGCTGGTTCATGTGCTCCGGGCCTTTGCCAACCCGGATGTTCCCCATGTGGATGGGGAAATTGACCCCCTGCGGGATCTGGAAACAGTTAGTTTGGAGCTGCTCCTGGCCGATATGGAGTTGCTGGAAAAGCGAATTGGCCGCATTAAATCCGGTAAAAAGATTAATAAAGAGGGCGCCTTGGAACTGGAAGTATTGGAAAAGTGCCTGGCTGCTCTGGAAAACGAGGTTCCTTTGCACCAGGTGGAGCTTACCGGAGAAGAAAGGGCGGTACTGCGCAACTATAATTTTTTAACCGAAAAACCCGTGATTCTGGTAGTGAATACCGATGAAGAGCAATTTAAATCGCGGCGGTATTCAGGGCGGGAGGCCCTGGAGGAGGCGGCATCGGCCCGGGGGCTAAAAATCATTGAAATTTGCGGTCAGTTGGAGATGGAAATCAGCCAGCTGTCGCCGGAAGACCGGGAGTTGTTTCTGGCTGATCTGGGGGTCGAGGAACTTGGCTCGGACCGGTTGGTACGTACCGCTTACGAGGAACTGGGTTTAATTTCCTTCTTTACCGTTGGGGAGGATGAAGTCAAGGCCTGGACCATTCGCAAGGGTACCGGTGCCAAAAAAGCTGCCGGTAAAATCCATTCCGATATGGAGCGGGGGTTTATCCGGGCGGAAGTGGTGGCCTTTAATGACCTCTACCAGCTGGGTTCCATGGCTAAGGTCAGGGAAAAAGGTCTGGCCCGCCTGGAAGGCAAGGACTACATTGTTCAGGATGGGGACATTATCAACTTCCGGTTTAATGTGTAAGGTAAAAACGTATAATAGGAGAAAATGGCAATTGGGGGCTTCTTGAGCTATGGGTTACCGCGATCTTTTTCCGGACGAACTGGCGGCCCGGGTGGAGAAGGCGGTGGAGCTCCTGGCTGACTGCACGGTTTGCGCCCAGTACTGTCACGTCAACCGGTTGGAGGGAGAGAAGGGGTTTTGCCGGGGCGGCCGGCTGGCGGCGGTGAGCAGCTGGGGGCCCCATTTTGGGGAAGAGGAAGTCCTGGTGGGCCGGCACGGTTCAGGAACCATTTTTTTCGCCCATTGCAACCTGGCCTGCCGCTTTTGCCAGAACTGCGACATAAGCCAGTACGGCGAAGGCAGCGAACTGACTGCCCGGGAGCTGGCCAATGCCATGCTGGAATTGCAGGACATGGGCTGCCATAACATTAACCTGGTCTCCCCCAGCCACTATGTGCCGCAAATACTGGAGGCCCTGTATATTGCCGCGGGCGATGGCTTAACCCTGCCCCTGGTTTACAACACTGGTGGATATGACGCCCTGCCCACTTTAAAGTTGCTGGACGGGGTAGTAGATATTTACATGCCCGACATCAAGTTTGGCGATGACGAGATTGGTGAGCGTTATACCCGGGCAGCCAACTATTTTACGGTGGCCAAACAGGCGGTTAAGGAAATGCACCGGCAGGTAGGGGACCTGGTGGTAGATGAGCGGGGCATTGCCGTGCGGGGGCTTTTGGTGCGTCACCTGGTCATGCCCGGAGACCTCGCCCGTACCGGGGAGGTGATGAAATTCCTGGCCGGGGAAATATCCCCCAACACCTTTGTAAATATCATGGATCAATATTACCCGGCCCACGAAGCCCGCCGTTATCCGGAACTTTCCCGGCGGATTACCCGGGAGGAGTTTCACCGGGCGGTGGAAATTGCCCGGGAATGCGGTTTGCGGCGGATTTACGCGTAAGATATGAAAATCCTCTTTACCGCTTAAGCGGCGGTCGTTCCTGATGCGGCAAGGGATCCGGAACGACCGTCGTTTTTTATAGACACCCATAACGCATTCAACGCCACCAACAAAGGATGAAAATGGCCGCCGTTTTGCACGAAGCGAGCGACATTGAGCCGAGCAGATGCCAAACTTAGCGAGACCGAGGGCGGAGGCGGGGCCGAGGGCATGGATGCCCGAGGCCGGCCCCTGAGGCATGGATGCCGAATGGGCCGGGAACCCCGCCGGAGTCCGAGGTAGAGCGCTAGTTTGGCCTGCGAGGCGAACGGAGCGAGCGCGTGCAAACGGCAGGCAAGTACTATTTTCAGCACAGGATTTGGCCACAGCATTTAAATAAGGTGGTATAAAATACTTTTCCTGTGAAATACTAGGCCGCGAGAGGAGGTGGAACAAATGCATCACTGGCGGATGACCGAAATGGAGAAGCTTCACATTATGGAGCAGTTAAGGGCTGAGGAACTGTGCACCAAGAAAGCCCGCTTTTACCTCAATCAGACCAGGGACCCGGCCATCCAGGGCCTGCTGCAGCAGTGCATTGACAAAGGGCAGCGGCATATCAGCACCCTGAACAACCTGCTTCAGGATGCCGGGTTACCGCGCATGGCGCAACACTAATTTCCAATTTCCACACACAGGAGGTGTGAGCAATGCAGTTTTCCGACCGGGATATCCTGGCCGATATGCTCACCGGAGCCAAGATGATCTCCACGGGTTATCACATGGCCGTGCTGGAAGCGGCCAATGACCGGGTGCGGAACACCCTCATCCATATCAACAATGAAGAAATGCACACCCAAAAGCAGATCTTTGATCTGATGCACTCCCGGGGCTGGTACCCTCTCGATCCTGTTTTCACGGGTACGCCTATGGGACCGGAAGCTACCAACATCCGTGGGCCCGAGGGTCCAATGGGGAGAATGGCCCCTGGAATGGGTCCCGCGCAAATGTAAACCGGTTCGGGACTCCCGTAAACGAATACGGCCAAAGCCCGCTACAGCGGGTACCTGTAGTTAAAAACAAGAAAGGGAAGACCGGGGAAAAAGGGGCCCGGTCTTTTTCCTTCTGCCGGTTGCCAGCTTTGTATCGTGTAAACAATCAAAAACAGTGGCCGGAAGGTTGCTTAAGAATGCGGGTTGAAAGGGGGATGGTGTAAACCGTAGGAACAATACCTTGCCGGAAGGCCACCATTGTATAAAGCGGCAAGTTGCTGGTAGGCTTGCTTTTCCTGCATCTGGGGAAGAGTTTTTTACGTTTCAGGAGCCAAAACGTGCACCCCGCAGCCCTTTTGCATCGGCGGGTCCATGATAATGGCCGGTATTGAAGTAAAAACAGCTCATGAAAGCTGGTAGACAGGTGATAGCAGGAGGAATGTGGGGAGATGAGAGCATGGATGGCGTGGATTTAAAAAGCCTGGATGCGGAGCTGGTGGAAAAGGAGTCACGCATAAAAACCGGCGGGGCACCCAAATATCACCGGAGCAATGCCGAGAAGGGCAAACTCTTTGCCAGGGACAGGCTAAAGCTCCTCCTGGATCCCGGCGCCCCTTTCTGCGAGGACGGCCTGTTTGCCAATAACCTGGCGGAAGACCTTCCCGCCGACGGGGTGATCACCGGTATAGGCAAGATCCACGGGCGCACCGTCTGTGTGATGGCCAATGATTCCACGGTGAAGGCCGGTTCCTGGGGCTGGCGCACGGTAGAAAAGATCCTGCGCATCCAGGAGACGGCCATGGATATGAAGGTCCCCATGATCTATCTTGTCGACTCCGCCGGGGCCCGCATTACCGACCAGGTGGAGATGTTTCCCGGGCGGCGGGGTGCCGGAGCCATCTTTTACAACGAAGTGAAAATGTCGGGCATGGTGCCGCAGATTTGCCTGCTCTTCGGTCCCTCTGCTGCGGGTGGGGCCTATATCCCGGCTTTTTGCGACGTGGTTTTCATGGTGGAGGGCAATGCCAGCATGTACCTGGGTTCCCCCCGCATGGTCGAGATGGTCATTGGGGAGAAGACCACGCTGGAGGACCTGGGGGGTGCCCGCATGCACTGCACCGTCAGCGGCTGCGGTGACCTGCTCTGCAAAACGGAAGCGGAAGCCATTGAAGCCTGCCGCCGCTACCTGACCTATATGCCCCAGAACTATTTGGGTCGGCCGCCCATGGCCATGGAAGAGCCTCCCATAGAAGGACGGGATATCGCCGATATTGTACCGGCTCGGGAGAGCGAACCCTTTGACATGTACGAGGTAATTGACCGGCTAATTGACCGGGGAACCTGGTTTGAGATAAAGAAACTGTTTGCCCCGGAGCTGATTACCGGCCTCTGCCGCATTGGCGGCCGGGTGGTGGGCTTGCTGGCCAACCAGCCCCGGGAAAAGGGGGGCGTGCTCTTTGTAGACTCGGCCGATAAGGGTGCCCGGTTCGTTACCCTTTGCGACGCCTTTAATATTCCCTTGCTTTTCCTTGCCGACGTCCCGGGATTCATGGTCGGCGGATATGTGGAGCGGCAGGGCATCATCCGCCACGGGGCCAAAATGATTTCCGCCGTTTCCGAGGCCACGGTGCCCAAAATTTCGGTTATTGTACGCAAGGCCTACGGTGCAGGCCTGTACGCCATGTGCGGCCCGGCCTTTGAACCTGACTGCTGTATGGCCCTGCCCAGCGCCCAGGTGGCCGTGATGGGGCCCCAGGCGGCAGTCAAGGCCGTTTACGAGAACAAGATCAATGCCCTGCCCCCGGAGGAAAGACCGGCTTTCATCCAGCAAAAACAACAGGAATATCTTGAGGATGTGGACATTTACCGGCTGGCCTCGGAGCTGGTGGTGGATCATATTGTACGGCCCGGGGATTTACGGGCGGAATTGATCGCCCGCTTCAATCTTTATGAATCGAAAAGACAGCATTTTTCTGAGCGCAAGCATCCGGTTTATCCGGTATAGGGGAGGTCGGGGAAATGGATTACGAAACCATCAAGGTAGAGCGGGGGCAAATCGGGGTCATTTTCTTTAACCGGCCCCAGGCCCTGAATGCCCTGAGCACGCAGATGGCCCGGGAACTGGTGGCGGCTCTGGAGGAGCTGGAACTGGACGACCGGGTGTTTGCGGCGGTACTTACGGCCGAGGGGGACCGGGCGTTTTGTGTGGGGGCAGATTTAAAAGAAAGAAAGAACATGACCAAAGCGGAGGTGAAGAAACAAAGGGCCCTGTTTGTCAAAGCCTTTGAAGCGGTGGTCATGTTTCCCAAGCCCCTGGTGGCGGCGGTGAACGGCTATGCCCTGGGCGGGGGGTGCGAATTCGCCCTGGGTTGCGATTTTATCATCGCCTCGGAAAAGGCATTCTTTGGCCTGCCGGAAGTAAGCCTGGCCGTTATTCCGGCTGGGGGAGGGACCCAGCTACTGCCGCGGGTCATTGGACGCGCTAAAGCCAAGGAACTCATTTTTACCGGGCGGCGCATATCCGCTGCCGAGGCCTACCGGCTGGGCATGGTCAACTATGTGGTTCCGGCGGAAAACCTGATGGCCAGGACCATGGAGATTATGCAGGAAATAGTCCAGAACGGCCCCATTGCCCTGCAGCAGGCCAAACGGGCCATCAATTTGGGGTTGGAGCTGGATCTGCATACCGCCTTTGCCCTGGAGGCGGAATGCTACAACGTTTGCCTGGCTACGGAAGACAGGGACGAAGGCCTGCGCGCCTTCAATGAAAAGAGAAAGCCGGTGTACAGGAACAGGTAATTCCTCAAGCATTGATAAGATTGAGGAGGAATGGGTATGGGGGAGTTAAAATATCCTAAAAAGGTGGTTCTGGGCGAAATCACCGTGCGGGATGGCTTCCAGCACGAAGAAAAATTCATCCCCACCCTGGCCAAGCTGTGGGTGCTGGAGCAGTTAATTTTAGCCGGTTTCAAACGATTGGAGGTGACCAATTTCGGCAACCCCCGGGGAATGCCCCAGTTTGCCGATGCGGAGGAGCTTTTCAAGCTCATCCGCACCAGCAAAAAGGTGCAGGATAAACTGCCCGGGGTGGAACTGACGGCCGTAACCATCCGGGAAAAGGCGGTGGACCGGGCCATTCGCGCACGGCAGGAGGGTTACGGTCCGGACCGTA
Coding sequences within it:
- a CDS encoding DUF169 domain-containing protein, producing MQSKIAAAMKLKYSPVAILLTNEKPEGALQFKEGRWGCVVAMFTAAAKGRTAVFDRKTFGCLGGGVGLGFGNQYVNFPGGIEYFISTGNKDFCRSEIGKNLVRNLPALEDGERYFKSPEIAKKFVDALPITDVPTTYVVFKPLAEVTPGETPAVIVFLANPDQLSALTVLANYESGGRLNVIAPFGAGCHTIFLIPYAEGKSEHPRAVIGLTDISARKHVDKDLLSFAVPFKMFLQMESNVEGSFLEKENWLQVLERNQPEFSK
- a CDS encoding NifU family protein; this translates as MREKVEEVLNKIRPALQRDGGDVELVDVGADGVVKVRLKGACGGUPMSTYTLKMGIERSLKQAIPEVKEVIQV
- a CDS encoding MIT C-terminal domain-containing protein, whose translation is MSEMHDKLGELKQSLLKLDIVLDVKLNPNLHDREIRLDNGWVIKIGRGLDFYQKPNSWFEIGANDLSLRKCLETNVDIFKVTSPQ
- the ychF gene encoding redox-regulated ATPase YchF, yielding MLSFGIVGLPMVGKTTIFNLVTESGVQTSNFMTGKTETNIGMARVRDPRVDFLSRLYNPRRTIYAQVQCSDVPGLVRGASEGKGVGNQFLEGIRGVDLLVHVLRAFANPDVPHVDGEIDPLRDLETVSLELLLADMELLEKRIGRIKSGKKINKEGALELEVLEKCLAALENEVPLHQVELTGEERAVLRNYNFLTEKPVILVVNTDEEQFKSRRYSGREALEEAASARGLKIIEICGQLEMEISQLSPEDRELFLADLGVEELGSDRLVRTAYEELGLISFFTVGEDEVKAWTIRKGTGAKKAAGKIHSDMERGFIRAEVVAFNDLYQLGSMAKVREKGLARLEGKDYIVQDGDIINFRFNV
- a CDS encoding spore coat protein; the protein is MQFSDRDILADMLTGAKMISTGYHMAVLEAANDRVRNTLIHINNEEMHTQKQIFDLMHSRGWYPLDPVFTGTPMGPEATNIRGPEGPMGRMAPGMGPAQM
- a CDS encoding RNA polymerase sigma factor, which codes for MHPDDQELIDRSVAGDLEAFSELVRRYEKKVFTVAFRFTGNYSDASDLAQEVFIRVYQALPRFRGEASFTTWLYRITANLCRDELRRQKRHKKTSLDEMAANSTGPLPPIEDSLSPEDVLERREFQEMVQACLNELPEEYRLVLVMREIQGLSYAEIAAALDISSGTVKSRLSRARQAFRQKISGRRELFAFRPRLVK
- a CDS encoding radical SAM protein; translated protein: MGYRDLFPDELAARVEKAVELLADCTVCAQYCHVNRLEGEKGFCRGGRLAAVSSWGPHFGEEEVLVGRHGSGTIFFAHCNLACRFCQNCDISQYGEGSELTARELANAMLELQDMGCHNINLVSPSHYVPQILEALYIAAGDGLTLPLVYNTGGYDALPTLKLLDGVVDIYMPDIKFGDDEIGERYTRAANYFTVAKQAVKEMHRQVGDLVVDERGIAVRGLLVRHLVMPGDLARTGEVMKFLAGEISPNTFVNIMDQYYPAHEARRYPELSRRITREEFHRAVEIARECGLRRIYA
- a CDS encoding carbon-nitrogen hydrolase family protein, with the translated sequence MQRYKVAVCQMIIHQEKEKNLVRAREMIARAAKQGARLVVLPEMFNCPYVARLFPRYAESYPEGPSLQMLSRAAREEGVYLVGGSLPERDGDQVYNTSFIFAPDGRLLGKHRKMHLFDVELASGLTVKESSTLGAGNQVTVIPSELGDLGVAICYDIRFPELMRLMVLKGARVVVIPAAFNMTTGPAHWELIFRMRAIDNQAYFIGASPARDPMAPYVAYGHSLVVDPWGNVVSMAREGEEIIYAEIDLDLIERIRSELPLLRHRRTDVYALELLAP
- a CDS encoding zf-HC2 domain-containing protein produces the protein MRCQQIQELLSAYLDGEVEPSQQAQIKAHLEDCATCRCQWEDLVDSVTLLRGLPEVSPPESFREQLLHKLEGQCLYAPRRRFRLGWPKFIAAAAILVVVFSLTSVWAGHILPQSLWPWQKGRDTAPSINVADRSLKKEVSTAPSGLRPETLESGTWSSKGGDGYGEIQAGGQEDRTGANYALREGDSKGGELSQQANIRIDSPAGRHPQSGGVVKEKVHADPPPAAPRQNAPKLMAFSSPETTAGEQSKWAAGTSRSGSNGELRAKAGEKSPLNAPQAEMAQEPEDSPGGDDVKTGVKTIKEVVLILEVPDISKAKKEVLNLVQKYNALAGPEEPQGQSKVMIVISNEYWPGFQEELKSLGQIKGPRTNFRDVTLEYNGLVKNLNLLKEKEKELLSSTGSDLTELERVQGEIRKITGQLHALSEAAQKTTVELVLCANSSCQQDQLQVK
- a CDS encoding type II toxin-antitoxin system HicB family antitoxin; amino-acid sequence: MARFIVYLEPAEEGGYIASVPALPGCVTQGETKEEALAMAEDAIRGYIESLKKHGEPLPFGFEKAEVETITVDVA
- a CDS encoding acyl-CoA carboxylase subunit beta, translated to MDGVDLKSLDAELVEKESRIKTGGAPKYHRSNAEKGKLFARDRLKLLLDPGAPFCEDGLFANNLAEDLPADGVITGIGKIHGRTVCVMANDSTVKAGSWGWRTVEKILRIQETAMDMKVPMIYLVDSAGARITDQVEMFPGRRGAGAIFYNEVKMSGMVPQICLLFGPSAAGGAYIPAFCDVVFMVEGNASMYLGSPRMVEMVIGEKTTLEDLGGARMHCTVSGCGDLLCKTEAEAIEACRRYLTYMPQNYLGRPPMAMEEPPIEGRDIADIVPARESEPFDMYEVIDRLIDRGTWFEIKKLFAPELITGLCRIGGRVVGLLANQPREKGGVLFVDSADKGARFVTLCDAFNIPLLFLADVPGFMVGGYVERQGIIRHGAKMISAVSEATVPKISVIVRKAYGAGLYAMCGPAFEPDCCMALPSAQVAVMGPQAAVKAVYENKINALPPEERPAFIQQKQQEYLEDVDIYRLASELVVDHIVRPGDLRAELIARFNLYESKRQHFSERKHPVYPV